One part of the Rutidosis leptorrhynchoides isolate AG116_Rl617_1_P2 chromosome 1, CSIRO_AGI_Rlap_v1, whole genome shotgun sequence genome encodes these proteins:
- the LOC139863724 gene encoding uncharacterized protein, whose product MVLWEIALGTAYFLGLKRTYRHALRIQRRLVSPNHPKIRQFLHSKTRTVFDVTLKIQNEVQKRDFKIGRNFGSWIRSWIDGAKPAAAAVAQIEAAGTQYASNTIRMPNQRFKDFRHQITSEGFRYLESRRRMITSSRNLRLTAYPTVAKLLRRGAPFVSNMQYRRLVYGNMENKLGFGYYY is encoded by the exons ATGGTGTTATGGGAAATTGCATTAGGCACAGCGTATTTCTTAGGATTAAAGAGGACATACAGGCATGCTCTTCGTATTCAACGTCGTCTTGTTAGCCCTAATCATCCCAAAATCCGTCAATTTCTTCATAG CAAAACAAGAACAGTATTTGATGTCACACTAAAGATTCAGAATGAGGTACAAAAGAGAGATTTTAAAATTGGTAGAAATTTCGGCAGCTGGATTCGTAGTTGGATTGATGGGGCGaaaccagcagcagcagcagtcgCTCAAATTGAAGCAGCTGGTACCCAATATGCTAGTAATACAATCAGGATGCCAAATCAGCGGTTTAAAGATTTTCGTCACCAGATAACTTCAGAGGGGTTTCGGTATCTTGAATCTCGCAGGCGTATGATTACATCATCAAGGAATCTTCGGCTTACTGCTTACCCAACTGTTGCAAAGTTGTTGAGGCGTGGAGCACCGTTTGTGAGTAATATGCAGTACCGACGTTTGGTATATGGAAACATGGAAAACAAGTTAGGATTTGGGTATTACTACTAA
- the LOC139863732 gene encoding probable inactive shikimate kinase like 2, chloroplastic isoform X1 — MTTATSLSSPLSLNPSHFTCRKSPISKPNFVHFSFQFQSSLIHRSNSLNLLRPSNNPNTFICNSSSTVSTSTTSYEFSDGSDEVELRLFIGGESIQTSKDVIVDADESYLTIKTKYEGSFRTAMEISLYDKIKPAETIWLLDDDQLVVNLKKQDPEVKWPDITETWESLSVGVAQLLKGVSVYLVGESSEINYKVSRELAVGLGYAPLDTKELLETFTKQTVDSLVITEGSNAVSEAESAILESVSSHIRSVVATIGGQHGAAARGDRWRHLYSGFTVWLSQSEAKDEAAAKEEARINMQSRSQGFANADVVVKLGGCWDPDYSKSVAQATLSALKQLILSDKKLPGKKGLYIRLGCRGDWPNIKPPGWDPSTGTGAA; from the exons atgACAACAGCCACCAGTCTATCATCACCACTTTCCCTAAATCCCTCTCATTTTACTTGCCGTAAATCCCCAATTTCAAAACCTAATTTCGTCCACTTCTCATTTCAATTTCAATCTTCATTAATTCACCGTTCAAATTCACTTAATCTCCTACGCCCTTCAAATAACCCTAACACTTTCATCTGCAACAGTTCATCCACTGTGTCAACTAGCACCACCAGTTACGAG TTTTCTGATGGTTCAGATGAGGTAGAATTGAGATTGTTTATTGGAGGTGAAAGCATTCAAACCTCAAAAGATGTGATTGTTGATGCCGATGAAAGTTACTTAACGATTAAAACGAAATATGAGGGCTCGTTTAGAACTGCAATGGAAATTAGCTTGTATGATAAGATAAAACCAGCTGAAACAATATG GTTGTTAGACGACGATCAATTGGTTGTTAATTTGAAGAAGCAAGATCCAGAAGTGAAATGGCCTGATATCACTGAAACATGGGAATCACTTTCTGTTGGAGTTGCACAACTTTTGAAAGGAGTGTCTGTTTATTTAGTTGGAGAATCATCTGAAATTAACTATAAAGTATCTCGAGAGCTCGCAGTTGGCCTTGG GTATGCACCACTCGACACAAAAGAGCTACTTGAGACTTTTACTAAGCAAACAGTTGATTCAT TGGTAATAACAGAAGGGTCAAATGCTGTGTCAGAAGCTGAAAGTGCCATATTGGAAAGCGTAAGTAG TCATATACGTTCGGTTGTTGCCACCATAGGTGGACAACATGGGGCTGCTGCAAGAGGTGATCGATGGCGGCATCTTTACTCCGGCTTTACAGTCTGGCTGTCACAATCTGAAGCTAAAG ATGAAGCAGCAGCAAAAGAAGAAGCAAGAATAAACATGCAAAGTCGCAGTCAGGGTTTCGCCAATGCTGATGTGGTGGTTAAGTTAGGTGGTTGTTGGGATCCCGACTACTCGAAGAGTGTAGCACAGGCTACATTAAGTGCCCTTAAACAGTTAATCTTGTCTGATAAAAAGCTTCCAG GTAAGAAGGGTCTTTACATACGCTTGGGATGCCGGGGTGATTGGCCGAACATCAAACCTCCTGGGTGGGACCCATCAACTGGAACTGGTGCTGCCTAG
- the LOC139863732 gene encoding probable inactive shikimate kinase like 2, chloroplastic isoform X2, which translates to MEISLYDKIKPAETIWLLDDDQLVVNLKKQDPEVKWPDITETWESLSVGVAQLLKGVSVYLVGESSEINYKVSRELAVGLGYAPLDTKELLETFTKQTVDSLVITEGSNAVSEAESAILESVSSHIRSVVATIGGQHGAAARGDRWRHLYSGFTVWLSQSEAKDEAAAKEEARINMQSRSQGFANADVVVKLGGCWDPDYSKSVAQATLSALKQLILSDKKLPGKKGLYIRLGCRGDWPNIKPPGWDPSTGTGAA; encoded by the exons ATGGAAATTAGCTTGTATGATAAGATAAAACCAGCTGAAACAATATG GTTGTTAGACGACGATCAATTGGTTGTTAATTTGAAGAAGCAAGATCCAGAAGTGAAATGGCCTGATATCACTGAAACATGGGAATCACTTTCTGTTGGAGTTGCACAACTTTTGAAAGGAGTGTCTGTTTATTTAGTTGGAGAATCATCTGAAATTAACTATAAAGTATCTCGAGAGCTCGCAGTTGGCCTTGG GTATGCACCACTCGACACAAAAGAGCTACTTGAGACTTTTACTAAGCAAACAGTTGATTCAT TGGTAATAACAGAAGGGTCAAATGCTGTGTCAGAAGCTGAAAGTGCCATATTGGAAAGCGTAAGTAG TCATATACGTTCGGTTGTTGCCACCATAGGTGGACAACATGGGGCTGCTGCAAGAGGTGATCGATGGCGGCATCTTTACTCCGGCTTTACAGTCTGGCTGTCACAATCTGAAGCTAAAG ATGAAGCAGCAGCAAAAGAAGAAGCAAGAATAAACATGCAAAGTCGCAGTCAGGGTTTCGCCAATGCTGATGTGGTGGTTAAGTTAGGTGGTTGTTGGGATCCCGACTACTCGAAGAGTGTAGCACAGGCTACATTAAGTGCCCTTAAACAGTTAATCTTGTCTGATAAAAAGCTTCCAG GTAAGAAGGGTCTTTACATACGCTTGGGATGCCGGGGTGATTGGCCGAACATCAAACCTCCTGGGTGGGACCCATCAACTGGAACTGGTGCTGCCTAG